AAATGTAAGTACCTGAGAACCGTGTTGATCACAGACAACCAATCTGGGGACGGGGAATCGATCTTGGATGATCATCTGAGCATCCTGATGTGGAGCTTCTAATAAATCTTTGAAAGCCTGAAAAGTCAAAGATGAACGAAAAATAGAATAAGGTCCCGTCTGCAGAATGAGAGATGAATTAACAAAATGGGGGTGTTTGGTTCATGGCTTTTTGCTTAGctttttggttggtttttggcttgttggtcggcaaacagccaaaaaaaagtgtttggtaaatggcttaAGCCGGTTGAAAACCTGgattttaagccaaaataaaagaGCTACACCAGTTAGTTCTTTTGGTTGGCTTTTAGCTTATTGActtactttttctctaataaacagccaaCAACTAATTGTCAAACGCCCCAATGAAAGAATGTACATGCACAAACACTAGGTCTCCCCTACTACCAAAATTGTGAGCAATTTGTCGTCTAAGAGCAGGTTTTTCCTATGACGGGCATGGGGGGCAGTCAGAGTAGGGTGCTGTATAAAACGTTATGAGGCGACTTTCAGTGACCTCTCGGGCAAAAGGGGAGAGTCCGATGACTTTCATGTGACTCAAGATTCAGTAATGACATTTAAGATGACTAAAAACCTTGTTCATGTGGGGTATGTTCTTTCCTCACATCTAGTGCAGTAAACCAGTCCCGAGGGGGGAACACAACAAAAATCCTTGTACTCGGCTCAACTATGATTCTCCACTGGTCATCCAGATCAAATGCCAATAAAATAACTtacattgtaaataatattaggcaTCCTATAATAGACAGACCTGGTGTTCAGGTTGATTCTGGTAGCCCATATTGCGCCACTGAGCAATAGTCATTCCGTGGAAGATAACCACACTAAAATACGCATCCAACAAAAGTATGCGGTCAGCGGCAATGGATGCCACATCTAACAATGCAGGAGATGGCGGAGCATTGAAGGAATATGATATTAGAGATGGCTGGATCATCACAACTGCATTGGTAATGTTCTCGCGATTCAACAGCATGCGGAAATAGGCCGTTTCATCAGGACTATTATTGAAAACCTGTAACAGAGGACATAATTAAAAACCTTACATAATTAGTTATGAGAACACAAACAACACGCAAGTTAGTACCTGCACAAATTGTGACCGTCTAAGGTTAAACATAAACTGGGGCAATAAAGAAAAGCAAGGATTTAATGTAAATGATGATGGGTCATCTTTCCGGTATTCGCCAAATTTGGAGCAAAGGCGTATTAAGTTTCGATCCAACCACCGTGTAGCATCAAATCCTTCCTGCAATACGACAGCCTACATCAAACACAAGTAGCTAATGGAAACTAAAGAAAATATGATTTCAAGAAAACTAGGAAGTTATAGACATTATTTTCAAAGAAACTGCTTGTTAAAGAAAAGGTAACATAACATTTTATTACCCCAATGTCACTGACTCCTACTTAGGAGTATAGGCCATAGGGGGTCGATGTACACAACGTTGCAACCTTATCTTGCaataacaaagagattgtttttGATTGACCCTTGATTGCAAAACATCATATGCAACTTCATATTAATAAGAAGTACACAAGGTTCAATAAGCCCTTTtactatagtccattataatcaaaAACCGAAGAACTATAAACCGTAGGGTCCATCAAGAAATCACAATATAAAAGAATAGATGGTAAGAGATGGATGAAAATCATAATCTATATGGAGAAAAAGATTGATAGCTTGGTCCTAAATGGACCAGCTTAAGATTTTCTTAAGCTATTCAAAGAACATGTCAGATATATCAGACTGTATCAGACACAAGTATTCATATTGTAGGTACACAAGCAGTTAAGGAATCAGGTGATACTACCTCCATTTCCATCTTATGGGAACATAATCGAGCCATTACTACAGCAGCAGTTTCTTGATCAAAGCCTCGTATAAGTTCCTACAAAAAGAATGCCCTGCCTCAAGATTGGCTCATTATCTTCCAATACATCCAGCCAGAAGATGACGTACTAAAAAAGATTAACAATTATAGAAGCTTGATCAAGTTTGCAAATTTTGTTTAAGCAAGACGGCTTCTGGAACAGTTTACACATAGAGATCCAGGACAGAATCAAAATACTATTATTTTATCTGAAGGATTTCAAAAACCATAGCAACGAAAATTTTCTCCAACATCTATCACATTATATCAAAAACACATGTGTAACATAATTTGCCATGTCATTCACTTTTTGAATtcacgattcgctcaaaatgaccctaaaataacCCAAAACCGACCACAATTCACTTATTTTAATTCACAATTCACAAGGAGATTCATGTGACAGCGAGTCAGGGAATATAACACATAGAAACTTGAATGAAGAATATGAAACAACTTGCAGACTACCAGTTTCATATGACAATGGTCGGGAAACGGCTTTCGCAGTAAATGCGGATGGTTGATTCATTCTATATTTCAGGTGTGATAAGCTTCAAAAAATTTACAATACAGTCACAATAAGATGATGCAGATGAGATTTTGCACTACGATAATACATGCAGGATAAAGGTTTCTAAGACGACAATCAGGAAGAAAAAAAGCTGCACCTCTGAACCAACAACACTTTCAAACCAGTTTCTGCAGACAGTTGTTATCCGAAGCATTGTTTGACCATCTGGGGTCTGATAACTGccaaaatatcaaaaacaataacaataagataACTCTTACGAATGAAATTCAGGatatatttcataaaaataaagGAAAGGTGAGAGTTTTTTAAGCAGAAATCAGTGCACCTGGTCAAAAACTGAAGATACAATTGTGATCCAGGAGAACTTGCTCGTTCACTAGATGATATATCAAAGAAGACAGTCAAACAAGTATTTTTGTCAAGACTACACAACTTCCATGCCATAGTATTTCCCTGTCCAATGACTGTATCGGATACAGAAACTCCTTTCTGCAACGATAAGAAAATTACTTCACTGATTCTAGTCTGAAAACATCCCTGATTCCACAAACCTTGGGCCACGAAACTTCGGATGAATATTCTTGAAAAGGAAAACCTTTCAGAAATTTAAATGAATAACTTGACAAAAGAGTTCAGGACGAACCTTTTCTAGAGATGTGCAAGGTCCGATAACACCTTGAATTACTATATCCTTGGAACAGTATACCTCAAGCGTGCCACTAGAATATTTAACAAAAAGGTTGAGGATCAGCTAGACTCACAAAAAGCTTTATAATTAAGGCGGCAATATTgcatacaaatatacaatattaAGCACAGCATTGAACATTCGGCATACCGTTAAATAGGCCGAAAAGACATTTAATTTTAAGTATACTAATTAACCCTAAGGCCGTGCAAAACACATGTTGAAGGGAAAACTTGCGTAAAAAATGTaaacaaaaaggataaaaactcattaaaaaaaagagttggcaattaaaattttatcaatcACAAAGCAAAAAGGAACACCAACCAACACAAAGGGGAAAAGACCTCAACAATTTGTACCAAGCACCTTGAAAACCTAGGAAATAACCAACTCTAAGTTGCGTCAGTATGGAAATTAGTCATGTTCACGACTATAGCCATCTTTTCTCACACATTCGAAAAATATGTTGACCATAAAACCGGCACACAAGAGCATGAAAATATGTTGAAAATTCAAAACTTAAGTTTGAATCCAAGTTTAACTTTTGGTACCCTTTCTTAATTGAAAAGGCTCCCGTAGCATATTGTTCAGAACGGCTCTTGTTTTTTACTagatactccctccgtcccattgaatttgcagcattttccattttggtttgtcccacttaatttgcatcatttctatttttgggtgatgatccaccactttcttttaatctcatccatacattttaactcttttttaatttcattcacacaattcattatctctcttcatttattaccaaattcttaaaaactactccatttctctttgatgcaaatcaaagagGACAAAGGGAGTAGCTTTTTCTTTCACAAAGAAAATTTATCTCCAGGACCACAAGGTTCAGACTTACACTAAATCCAGAATCGACAAGTGTTGTACACTCCCAACATCAAGGATACTTCTATATACGGTGTTTCTTGACTGATCATACTCCCAGGACCACCATCcatgaataattaaatttaatcatgGAGTATTTTGTCGCACAAAAGCATATAAGTTTCATATCAGAACAAGCAAGAACAATACAGACagttttcatacaaaaattcCCGGAAGAACATAGCACCAGAAGATGGACAACAGAAAGACAGAAACGAAAAGAATAGTTATAACAACACATTCCCATTTAACATATAGACTTACTTAAAGCACAAACCAAGAGACTGTTCTCCTACATCAAACAGACGCTTGAACGAGTCTTTGAACACTGAGTGACCAAAACTCTCTGATAACACAACAAGACCACCAGTTTTTTCCACAGCAACCTTCATCTCTGCCACTCCAACCTTCAAACATGAGGCAGTTAATGAACATATCACAAATAAATCTAGAGACTTgcatacaaaaacaaaaattagaagCTAGTGCTCATCCATTTCGATAGAGTATTGCAAACAAATTTAGCAAAAACGAGGTGAGCCAACAAAAATTGCGATGGAAAACTTAGGATTTCCCTCAAGAGCTTAACAAATTTTATTCAATTCGTAAAAAGCAACTGAAGAATCATATCAAACAACCCGAAAGATTGGCGTTTAAAAAAAACTTCCTGCACAAACTATATGATCTTAGGAAAAAAGATAGGAAAATTTGACAATACTCTCAGCTATTGTCAGTCTTCACAAAACAATTCCAACTATGAATTATTTTAGGAAAGTAAATCCTAGTCatcaaattatttaatataaaacaCACAGGTGGGATTATTATGAGCAAACTCCCCACGTGTCCAGTTCTCCATTGAAAGGTCAACTCTAATCTTACTATGTCTGTCTATTATTAACTACTAATGCAAAAATATGATACGATCGGTTTTCAGAACCATGCGTATAGCAAGAGCTAATGGTTGCACAATATAATATATGCCCTCaaaacaatgaaaatcaaaatctgGGACTACAAAGGTAAGATAGGACTATCAAGGCAGAAGCCTATCATTTTATCCCAATAGGAAAGCAACAAAGATAGGAATAAGAGGTTAAAACATTCACCATGCCTATTATGTTAGCCAAAGAGGAAAAACAAGAAGGTGAAGAAAAAATATGGCGCAAATACAGGGTTTAACATGAGCAACAAACCTGATCAAGTGCAGACGCATAGAGGTCCAAAACATGACCCTGGTTAACAAGCTGTTTTCCtaaattatcataaaatttTACTGCTTTATGGAAGTAGGGTGCAGCATCTTTATCAAGATCCTTGTGGGAACGTACAGGATCTGACAAATCTTTAGAAACAATCTGTAAAAGAAACATGaaagaaaatataaagaaaCTGACAGATAACAGATAAATGAAGAAACATGATAGCAAATTATTAAACGGGTATCGGAACATGACGAATCAAAATCTTGCTCAGATTAGAACTTGTATTATCTCAAAAGCTATGTTACTCACGAGTACAGCGTTGGATATGGCGTAAATCTCCAAGTATCTGACATATAAAAGCTAAAACTTCAGGCATGGAGATTCAAATACCTAAAACTGAACACCTGTGCGAGGACGCGGCATTTTGCATAATATATTCCTGATTTTCGAGAGTCCTAATGATCACTTCAATCATCACATACAAATGCTTGCTAACACATTTTAGCTTTCACTGCATACACATATGCCTTGTGAACACATCACATGATATTTTCTTCGTATTGGCATTGTCTCTCATTACATTTTTTAAAGGTGCTTCGAGTGTGAATCTAACAGTTGAAGTGTTGTATACAAAATCCATATCCTTGAAGAAGTATTGCGTCCCACACGGATAAAAAAGGcaagatgaagattgaagagTATAGGTAATGTAGCTTAGAAGTACACTAGATGTTGCCATTTCCAAACCTCCTTAGTCCTACCCACAATTCCCGTTCACGCTAAGCACCTTTTGGACATAAAGCATTagcatttttattttcaatgtaAAACATAGGAAAGCAAGGACTGAACCTACATTTTACATATAGCAAGCAGTAAAATGGAACAAGGGAAGGAAGGTTAGCTGGAACCAGCCCAATAACCCATTCCCCCCTAGAAAAGAAAAGGCACAGCTACAAATGTTCAATAGTTTACTACAATCCATAGTACACACAACATGGAATGGCCAattcaaacatttttttaaaaatttcaatcaaaagtCTAAAACATGAACTGTATTACAACAATGTTAATAAGTACGATAACCTTTTCAAGCATATACCGTTGGGTAAAATAAGAGGAGCcttaacaaaatatttataatattttataatgccTCGCTTCTGTCAAAATTAGTACAATGGCACtgtgaaaattttattatattcccCTTCTCAAGACCCTTCCACAAAGCTTTTGAATATAACTTTAGTGCAAACATGCAAATATGACATGATCGAACATACATAAGAAGCCATTAAGTTAATTATTGTGAGAAAACGGTTGAATTGCTTTAGAAAATCCATGATGCTTTGGGGAGCAAACATACCGTTCCTGGCCCTTCTGTGCAAGGACCACCCACCAAAGCTATAATCCGAGCACCAGTTCCAGGCAAACATGCTCCAAGCAACCCTGCAGCAACACTTAACGCCACACCAGTGCATCGTAATGCTCTACTTCCAGGTTGAACAGGCCACTGGTCTGTTTGTAGCTCATCCAATAACTGAAATGCACAAAACCGAAACAAAATTTCAGCATTTCAAATCTCAAAATACACCATCCACAAATGTCAAAATAAGTGATTATTCAACACCACACTGGAAAAATAAGTTGTTTATTGACAAGAACCTACACAagactcttcattttgcctATCCATGTCTGATACCAAATACATCAGTTGACACTAAAAACACTAGCTTAGCTTTTGGCCAAAAACATGCAAACTATCTTCAAGTGAAAAAAAAGGCTTGGACTTCTCATAAGTTCTTGTCTAATTCCAACTTACAAGTCCTGATAAAACATATGGGAAAACAGACGAGCAACTTCCCATAAAAAGATGCAAATTGCAATCAAACAAACTGTTTAGCTTCCCTAACGTTTTGGCATTTAACTCAACCTCATTAAGGCAATATCCATGCATCATTAATGTTCAAAAAAAAACTACAGCAGCAAAATCTCATCACCCAGCTTATAGTACACAATATTATCCAAACTAAACACCAGGGTGGCACTCAGCCCCTAAATTAAGAGCCTCCCTCAGTTGAAATTAGTTTACATTGCTTCTCTATTGTTTCATTTTAGCcccaaaatattgaaaaatgtaATATAAACATGGCccaaaaattattatgtatgtTTGCTCGCCCGTGCTAAACACTAAAACAAAACTACACAAATAGTACACATCCAATATCACAAATCACAATCATAGTACATTGAAGATTTTGATTCAAACCAGTTAATTAACCATAATTCATCACATATttacacaaaatcaaacatcaaAACCATCCATTACTCCTACATTGTCAAAACCAACATCAATCCAACAAAAAACTCACAGCATTAAGTGAATACTCGCACTCGGAAGCCGGCAACAAGAACCGATTAACCCCATCACCTGGCAACCCATTTTGCATAACCGGTTTAGGGTATCCAGGCCCAACCCCAACAGTACCAGGTCCACCTCTACGAGAAGCAGGGCCCAATCCAAGCTGATCCAACACCTGATCTTTACTAATCTCCTTAGAACCCCTAAATATATAGACTTTATTCATATCCGAAAACCCCAATTCATGAACATGCACTTGAGTACCAAATGAAATAAACCCAACAAGGGCATTATCAGGTAAGGAAACAATCGCTCTACGCAATGCGGATTTCACAAACCCTAATTCCTCCTCAATCATACAAGTATCAAGAACGAACAAATACACAGGCGGCAAATTTTGATGTTGCGGGTCTTGATTCAAACCCGACAACGAATAAGCTAAAGTCGTGTATTGTGGATAGAGCTCAGCTGGTAGATTAGTTTCCGATATACCGGAATAATGCGGAGGAAAATGATTCCGTTGAAAGCAAAAAGGGCAGATCCAGATCCTTGCAGTGAAATCGACCCGACAAAATGGATTCAAGGCAGCAACACAAGTCTTACAACGAAGGGGAGCATAAGGGAGTGTTAAAATTTCTGGGTGTGAATGGATCGGAGAAATTGAAGCAGCAATTGGGATAACACACTTTGATGATTCGACTTTTGTCCGAGGCCAAGCATTCCATGTCATTCTAACTCCATCAATTCCTTCTGGATCTGATGAAATTGGTTGAGTTCCTACCATTTCTGGTGTTGCCATTGATAATTCAAGttattttttcgttttttgAGGATTTAAAAtggtgtttttaattttttgggggATTTTTTTTGGGTGAAAGGGAATTGACCCCCGGAAGAAATGGAGGTGGGAAGGGTCACaaaggatgaatgatgatgatgatgatggagaGGAAGACAAGGGAGAAGAGGGGAGAATAGATATGGGGAAAAGTCAATTTTTGATCTTGATTCTTGAATATGGTTTGATAGTAGTTAGTACAAATGTACAATGAGGTGCTCGTGCAATTGCAATTTCATCATGAGTTTGATATTTTGATATAAAACTTCAAATATTTTGTTACTCTAACGGCTTGTTTAATTGTcggtataaaaaaatttaaaataataataaaaaaataagtgtatttttatttgaacatgagttgtttaattattttatattatttatatagttTATGTAAatgcatttttattttgagaagtAGTATTAGGTTTAAATAGAAAATTCCGAACAAATAAACCATTTATGAACAATGTTTCATCACTATTTGAATGATATTAGTATGAATgattttcattatcatcatttactACTAACAACCGAACATATTATAACATCCTTAATTCCTTACCAAAAGGTTTTCAACTGGGTCACGTTTAGGATGACTAGATGCATGCAATGTTTTTACCATATCGGTGACAATAAAAAGGTAATTTTATATTGTCACTTTGTAATAAATATCATTTGGAATTTCACATCAATAAAAAACACGCATTATATAATAAATCTTTGGAATAATTGTTGGGAGTAATCCTTATTTTTTAcgttttcctataaataactCCTACTTTTGATTATTATGAAAAATTCGAACTTTTCACCTTAGTTGCTCACAGCACCCCCACCGAAATTGTGACTGGTTACAAGATCGAAAAGCTGAGTTTAATGTCTTCACCAAAATAACCTTTTTCAACATTTAATTCCATGCCTATTTGAATTACATCCCAATTCAATTCACCCTTAAATTTCTAGGGTTCATCCTAAAATTCCCAATTTACATCTCCCTAATTCACCCCCAAATTCAAAGAAGGAAGGTTGAATctagttgtttttgttgttgtttttcaTAAAAATGGTAAGCTACTGTTCTCGTGGAGGTTTCGATATTAGTATTTGCAAATTTCTGCTTAATTTTCGAATGTAATCCCCAAATTTTTCGAATTTATGTTGTTCTTCATCATAATTAAGAAATGGTGTTGTTCTTTTAGCCTTGGGTATGCTGTTGTTCTTCatcattattttcaaattttggttCATCATTTTTCGAATGAATTCATTTttgcaaaaaagaaaaaagagaaaaaaaacaaagcaaAAGGATGAACtgaattttctctctcctaaattTGGGTTTAACAATGGAGAAATGGAGTAAGAAGAAGGATGAAGATGGCAACAATAAGAACGGAGAGAACAGGTTAGAAACGACTCTATCACCTGCTGTAGCTGGTCACATTTTCGAAGGGGGTATTGTGAGCAAATAAGGTAAAAAATTTGGATTATTCATAAATAATCAAAAGTATGGGTTGTTCACATGAAAACGTAAAAAGTAGgaattatttttaacaattttcctaatctttttaatataatttgatATAAACATATGGGGATTGAGGTTTTGTGGGAGGTGGAGGAAGAGGGACTCGAGGAAAGGCGTGATGGTTTCACCATTTGGTGGTGGGGGAAGGTTTAGGTGGTTGTTGAGAGATGGAGAGAGGGCTATTGGTGATAGTACAGAGGAAgggttgggtttttttttttggaaccCAGTCatagttgaacactttgaaaatgTTCTTAAAAGTTAATGTATTTATCTAACATGTtagagatttttatattttgcaaAGAAATTTCTATAATTGTTATGTTTATTTAATAGAAATAGATTGTTTCAACAAAATTAAatctattattaaaaaaaaacaatcagccccttttgtatgagatcgtctcaccgtgagacgggtCCATATTAAAAGTCCattatgctaaaagtttttattattgggctatttaaccaaAGTATGAGACACCTCTCACGGTGAGATCGTCTCATCCAAGAATTGGCAAAAAACAATTCACAAAAATTTGGTGAGAAGAAAGGCACAAAATCTTgtaagagacggtctttttgagaaaCCATCTCTAATTTGGGttgacccattatatattttttaaaatattataagtaggcattaagaatgatgtaagtagacatttacgatattgaaaataggcattaagaatacggtaagtaagtattaaggataatgtaagtagacattaatcctTAATGGGTAAGGCTTGAAATACatttctcaaagagacggtctctcaagagactagctgaaatGAAGGCCTTAATAAACCCAGTCTTTCTTGTAACGGACCATCTCATCGTGAAAGAGTCCATATAGAAGATTCATTATGTTAAAAGTGTCTATTATTGGGTCATTAACCCAAGTATAAGGcatgtctcacagtgagaccgtctcatataagaatttgtgaaacatgtttttcaattaGCATAACTCAAActaaatatatgtaatttataatttaatttattgtagaaaaaaaagtaaattcagGATCATTCGGGGTCGTGACTGTGAGCAACCAATTAAAAGTGTTTGTGTTGGGCCATATTCATTGAGGTCCATGAAGATTAGATTGGTAATGACGCAACAGAAATGATATTGGACCTaaattgtgtcattttattgaaaaagtgGTCAAGTGATAACTGAGTTGTAGTTAATTATGctaattgaaaaacatatatTGGATCTAAATTGTGTTATTTTGATgagctattcttgtgagagactgtctctcgaTGAAAcgttctcaaaataaaaaattcatatgttaataattgtattagtagAATTATTCAATCTATATATAAAAAACGTCTCACAATAAACCTGtgtgatataaaaataaatgtaagaatAAAAGTTCTACGGTCTACCAATGGAACTCACATTTTGTAATGCCTAATCTTATCTGTCTACAACAAGATTGATGAGTGATGAAGATGAATGAAGATTCTTCTGTGTAGGCAGTGTGACATGTCTACTGTGTAGTCTTCTTCTATTCTTTTCTGAAttcttattaataataaaattaaaaaaaaacaagattTGTCttgcaacaaaaacaaaaaaaaaaaaaaaagaaagatcgttgataattttatttgtgAAGACCGAAGACTGAGAAGAGTAAGAAGCTGTCATTGTTATGGGCCATCTAGATGGCCATCCTCCAAATAATTAGTTCACATGATCACCAATCAATTAGTAAACAAAAAGTATACTACCACAACATTCTAAAGTTACACTTACTTACTTACGTTTGATGTAATCACTattaaataatagaaataataatggaAATTCAGTgtaaatttattgaaaaaacTTCTGAATAAGTTTAATTgtcatgtttattttattttaatcatctaattttctttacaaaattcattccaatacattattatttgaatatgtgatattaggtggtaatgaaaaattgtaaatGAAAACATTTTTTTACGATCAACTTTTCATTACATGGAATAACATGGTATAATTCACGAAAATTTATATCACCATTATGTACCAATAACCACAATAAGGCAACACTGAGTAGAATGATGATGTGCCTAATCCACCAACTAATCACATCAAAAATTCCCAATAGAAGACAAAGGAACAATACAAAAGCCTAATCCATCAACTAATCACATCAGAAATATCACATGTCCCAAACTCACAAAGTCACAAGTCACAAGCATAATTAGCTATCTTACAACATTTCATCATTCCaatatcattatcaacaaatggAATGTAGAGTGATAAACAAGCTTATCTCACGTCGATTCTTATCAACAAACATCATCTATAACTTCACATAATCAGCTAAGTTAGACAAAATATTAGAATTTAATTCAACTATTTAAGCTAAAACTCACCACATCTAAATGAAAACAAGGTAATAATAAATGCAAGGACCACACAACCGAAAGACAATCCTTTTCATAAAAGTTTCATACACAACCAATTTTCCAACCCCCACCACCTCTATTGTATTTCAACCTTTTCCTTTCACTGCCAGCTATTTAGGTCCAAGACTGAATGAAAAACCACTCCTTACTCTTCAATGTAATTGGTTATCAAAAATCTGCCATCAATATCGACTATCGGGTAGTCGCAATTCTACAGGAAAACATGAGCAATCAAGAAGGAAAATATCAGTATAGGGAAGGCTTGAAAAGCATAGCAATGTAGTCTTTAAAAAAGAACCAACATTCTAAATTCTATGTCACAGTCACGCAACCAACTCTTGCATCTAATAGTACAACAACATTACATTACCCCCAATGGATCTTTCGTCCCACAGCAGTTAACAGTCATTTTCGATCCACCTCAGTCAGGGGAACAACTCGAAGACACAGAAAAAACAATGGAATGAATAAATACAAGAACAATACATCTGAATCCCAAGGGCTGTGCTTTAGAAAATGACTAAtgagaaaaaatataacatCACCGAAGTTAAAAGGAGTTGGTATGAATAGCAATGAAACAAACAGTGAAAAGAGATCTCCACTAAACAAATTGAAAGTGTTGGGAATCAATTTCAGCAAAGCATCAAACatcaattactttttttttcttttaccaaCTTTCATTTTCTGTGGTTATCTGGAAAAGGGAATGGGAAACTTAGGTCACAAAACATGGTTCAAGCCGCTGTACCGATCATTACTGTGTAGGAAGACTAGAAAGAATCAACAATTACCCCATATTGGCTGCTTGTCATCCCAAGAGACAAATTACTAGTGATGAAGAAAAGAAGTACAGAAATACAGGAATCCATAACATACTGCTGCCGTAGATCATCCCCTCATCTCAATGCTTATAATAACAAAAAGTTGCTTCCGA
The Amaranthus tricolor cultivar Red isolate AtriRed21 chromosome 11, ASM2621246v1, whole genome shotgun sequence DNA segment above includes these coding regions:
- the LOC130827797 gene encoding protein transport protein SEC23 E-like, with translation MATPEMVGTQPISSDPEGIDGVRMTWNAWPRTKVESSKCVIPIAASISPIHSHPEILTLPYAPLRCKTCVAALNPFCRVDFTARIWICPFCFQRNHFPPHYSGISETNLPAELYPQYTTLAYSLSGLNQDPQHQNLPPVYLFVLDTCMIEEELGFVKSALRRAIVSLPDNALVGFISFGTQVHVHELGFSDMNKVYIFRGSKEISKDQVLDQLGLGPASRRGGPGTVGVGPGYPKPVMQNGLPGDGVNRFLLPASECEYSLNALLDELQTDQWPVQPGSRALRCTGVALSVAAGLLGACLPGTGARIIALVGGPCTEGPGTIVSKDLSDPVRSHKDLDKDAAPYFHKAVKFYDNLGKQLVNQGHVLDLYASALDQVGVAEMKVAVEKTGGLVVLSESFGHSVFKDSFKRLFDVGEQSLGLCFNGTLEVYCSKDIVIQGVIGPCTSLEKKGVSVSDTVIGQGNTMAWKLCSLDKNTCLTVFFDISSSERASSPGSQLYLQFLTSYQTPDGQTMLRITTVCRNWFESVVGSEELIRGFDQETAAVVMARLCSHKMEMEEGFDATRWLDRNLIRLCSKFGEYRKDDPSSFTLNPCFSLLPQFMFNLRRSQFVQVFNNSPDETAYFRMLLNRENITNAVVMIQPSLISYSFNAPPSPALLDVASIAADRILLLDAYFSVVIFHGMTIAQWRNMGYQNQPEHQAFKDLLEAPHQDAQMIIQDRFPVPRLVVCDQHGSQARFLLAKLNPSATYNNVNEMGAVSDVIFTDDVSLQVFFEHLQRLAVQS